A single window of Colletotrichum higginsianum IMI 349063 chromosome 8, whole genome shotgun sequence DNA harbors:
- a CDS encoding Mitochondrial ribosomal protein subunit protein, with protein sequence MSSAPTTRLLARSLFQNVARPSPIARCSPALLRSFSQTPRADEAKKGGQELLAAMYGSRAPATLGRSSAPSTTSTSSTPSTPDPSQSLLLDTLNKASGNASNPLGSGLDDLVPDQEDLLEPYHMHVYSHKHNTHVTVTKPDRGAIISLSTGNIGFKKSRRKGYDAAYQLTAYVLEKLNYAGWHKKVNKLELVLRGFGVGRDAAVKVLMAPEGKFWRNKIVRVSDSTRLKFGGTRSKNPRRV encoded by the coding sequence ATGAGCTCCGCTCCGACGACCCGCCTTCTGGCGAGATCCCTCTTCCAAAATGTCGCTCGCCCATCACCGATAGCCCGATGCTCTCCTGCCCTCCTCCGATCCTTCTCCCAGACGCCGCGCGCCGATGAGGCCAAGAAAGGAGGCCAGGAGCTGCTCGCTGCCATGTATGGTTCGCGCGCGCCGGCGACACTAGGGAGATCTTCGGCCCCGAGCACGACCAGCACGTCCAGCACGCCCAGCACGCCTGACCCGTCCCAGAGTCTGCTGCTCGATACCCTGAACAAGGCCTCTGGCAATGCGTCCAACCCCCTCGGCTCAGGactcgacgacctcgttcCTGATCAGGAGGACCTCTTGGAGCCGTACCACATGCACGTCTACTCCCACAAGCACAACACGCACGTCACTGTGACGAAACCCGACCGCGGCGCCATCATCTCTCTGTCGACCGGCAACATCGGCTTCAAGAAGTCGAGGAGAAAGGGCTATGATGCCGCCTATCAATTGACGGCATACGTCCTCGAGAAGCTGAACTACGCCGGATGGCACAAGAAGGTCAACAAGCTTGAGCTCGTGCTGAGAGGGTTCGGCGTCGGACGCGATGCGGCAGTCAAGGTCCTCATGGCTCCCGAGGGCAAATTCTGGAGAAACAAGATCGTACGGGTGTCCGACTCTACGAGATTGAAGTTTGGTGGAACGAGGAGCAAGAACCCTAGGCGTGTCTAG
- a CDS encoding hemolysin III family channel protein: MSSPKPPPPPASEGASGVRNRARRPSAAETLLSSVESTAIRLEKKVEDALLVLWDDLPSWRRDNAYILTGYRRASGSYLGSLRSLAYLHNESVNIWSHLVGAVAFLLAGLVLYTTVAPRYASAAPADVLVFACFFAGAISCLGMSATYHAVCNHSPEVAKWGNKLDYSGIVFLIVGSYVPAMYYGFYCHPSLMRFYLWTINLLGLGCGAVSWIEFFRSPEWRTFRACMFVALGTSGVVPVLHGAALYGRAEMEARMSLSWVVLHGALYIFGAFLYAVRWPERSFPGTFDIWGSSHQIFHFFVVAAAATHLYGMAKAFDYHHTVRGSLCL; the protein is encoded by the exons ATGTCATCGCCCAaaccccctccgccccctgCCTCCGAGGGCGCATCCGGCGTCAGGAaccgcgcccgccgcccgtccGCCGCGGAAACCCTCCTCTCGTCGGTGGAGTCGACGGCCATCcgcctcgagaagaaggtcgaGGACGCTCTCCTGGTCCTCTGGGACGATCTCCCCTCCTGGCGCCGCGACAACGCCTACATCCTGACGGGCTACCGCCGCGCCTCGGGCTCGTACCTCGGCTCCCTCCGGTCCCTGGCCTACCTGCACAACGAGTCCGTCAACATCTGGTcccacctcgtcggcgccgtcgccttcctgctcgccggccttgtGCTGTACACCACCGTCGCGCCGCGCtacgcctcggccgcgcccgccgacgtgctcgtcttcgcctgcttcttcgccggcgcTATCTCCTGCCTCGGCATGAGCGCCACCTACCACGCCGTCTGCAATCACTCGCCCGAGGTCGCCAAGTGGGGCAACAAGCTCGATTACTCGggcatcgtcttcctcatcgtcggcagCTACGTGCCGGCCATGTACTACGGCTTCTACTGCCACCCGTCGCTGATGCGCTTCTACCTGTGGACG ATCAACCTTCTCGGTCTCGGCTGCGGCGCCGTCTCCTGGATCGAGTTCTTCCGCTCCCCCGAGTGGCGCACCTTCCGCGCCTGCATgttcgtcgccctcggcacctCGGGCGTTGTGCCCGTCCtccacggcgccgccctctACGGCCgcgccgagatggaggccCGCATGAGCCTCAGCTGGGTCGTCCTGCACGGCGCCCTGTACATCTTCGGCGCCTTCCTGTACGCCGTCCGCTGGCCCGAGCGGTCGTTCCCGGGGACCTTTGACATCTGGGGCAGCTCCCACCAGATCTTCcacttcttcgtcgtcgccgccgccgcgacgcaCCTGTACGGCATGGCCAAGGCCTTTGACTACCACCACACCGTCCGCGGGTCGCTTTGCTTGTAG
- a CDS encoding Obg-like ATPase 1, whose translation MPPKKQVVEEKILLGRPGNNLKSGIVGLANVGKSTLFQAITKCNLGNPANFPYATIDPEEARVIVPDDRYDWLCEKYNPKSRVPANLTVYDIAGLTRGASTGAGLGNAFLSHIRAVDAIFQVVRCFDDAEIIHVEGDVNPTRDLEIISDELRLKDIEFTEKALENQKKKTRSGGKGLEHKKAMEEQATMEKILQHLKDGNEVRKGNWGPKEVEVINPLFLLTAKPVVYLVNLSEKDFIRKKNKYLPKVAEWVKEHAQGDPIIPISVSFEERLTRYETEAESKEEQKNVGAESALPKIVLQMRKVLNLGSFFTTGTDEVRQWTIRNGTKAPQAAGVIHTDFEKTFIQALVYNFTTLKELGSEAEVKAKGKVMTKGKDYVVEDGDILLIKAGAAKAVRPRSSTKGPLDLDDTPLNDPLSPKTAATEEKTQQRPISVQRSPAAPPSPAPPVKTTVTKDFGFLLRPEIYHSINPVNIPVAFRNSSKQPPADASLEDLLAKGHFRAAAIAAVQELTATGGPERPRVDPADHQRIFSLLYTRLACLTLIDATPIAAQEVGALEDLNAGVYIDETTGEHLVPWELRVLNVRLQALGFSDPRRSVMSYHDLAREAREQISKATIRHDNSARELWKARLTDLGINVTGALIEMDDLAGAARHLSTLRDRGDGKMALSRALLWLHLGDTEAARRSVQDSGEDGKHAERVITALCQMADGEYDAALQSWQDLKGEFADEMVGVNLAVCLLYTGKLTEVRLALLSFDTYDGSLTRQARSVFEDMVNTGYSSHTLLFNLSTTYELCTERNRNLKLGLVEKVADLDETPRGWEKNNADFKL comes from the exons ATGCCTCCCAAGAAGCAGGTCGTCGAAGAGAAGATTCTCCTGGGCAGGCCCGGTAACAACCTGAAGAGTGGAATT GTTGGCCTTGCAAACGTCGGAAAGTCCACCCTCTTCCAGGCCATTACCAAGTGCAACCTGGGAAACCCCGCCAACTTCCCCTACGCCACCATCGACCCCGAGGAGGCGCGTGTTATCGTCCCCGACGATCGCTATGATTGGCTTTGCGAAAAGTACAACCCCAAGTCGCGCGTCCCCGCCAACCTGACGGTCTACGACATCGCTGGCCTGACGCGAGGTGCCTCCACCGGTGCTGGTCTCGGCAACGCTTTCTTGTCGCacatccgcgccgtcgatgccATCTTCCAGGTTGTTCGTTGcttcgacgatgccgagatcATCCACGTCGAGGGTGACGTCAACCCCACCCGTGATCTCGAGATCATCAGCGATGAGCTGCGGTTGAAGGACATTGAGTTCACCGAGAAGGCCCTTGAgaaccagaagaagaagactcGCTCTGGCGGCAAGGGTCTGGAGCACAAGAAGGCCATGGAGGAGCAGGCCACCATGGAGAAGATTCTCCAGCATCTGAAGGACGGCAACGAAGTCCGAAAGGGCAACTGGGGTCCCAAGGAG GTCGAGGTCATCAACCCCTTGTTCCTCCTGACTGCCAAGCCCGTCGTCTACTTGGTGAACCTCTCGGAGAAGGACTTCATTCGCAAGAAGAACAAGTACCTTCCCAAGGTCGCCGAGTGGGTCAAGGAGCACGCTCAAGGCGACCCCATCATCCCTATCTCGGTGTCTTTCGAGGAGCGCCTGACGCGCTACGAGACCGAGGCTGAGtccaaggaggagcagaagaaCGTTGGCGCCGAGTCGGCTCTGCCCAAGATCGTTCTGCAGATGCGCAAGGTTCTCAACCTCGGCAGCTTCTTCACCACGGGCACGGATGAGGTCCGCCAGTGGACCATCCGCAACGGCACCAAAGCACCCCAAGCTGCTGGTGTTATTCACACTGATTTCGAGAAGACCTTCATCCAGGCTCTCGTCTACAACTTCACCACCCTGAAGGAGCTCGGCAGTGAAgccgaggtcaaggccaagggcaaggttATGACCAAGGGCAAGGACTACGTTGTGGAAGATGGAGACATCTTGCTCATCAAGGCCGGTGCTGCTAAGG CTGTCCGTCCTCGATCTTCAACCAAGGGTCCcctggacctggacga CACACCTCTGAATGACCCACTGTCGCCCAAAACCGCTGCAACAGAAGAAAAGACGCAGCAGCGTCCGATATCAGTCCAACGCTCGCCGGCTGCACCACCGtctccggcgccgcccgtgAAGACGACCGTCACCAAGGACTTCGGCTTTCTTCTGCGCCCAGAAATCTACCACAGTATCAATCCGGTCAACATCCCCGTTGCCTTTCGAAACTCATCCAAGCAACCACCGGCCGATGCGTCACTGGAAGACCTCCTAGCTAAAGGCCACTTCCGAGCGGCTGCCATCGCTGCTGTCCAGGAACTAACGGCCACTGGGGGCCCGGAGCGACCTCGTGTCGACCCCGCAGACCACCAAAGGATCTTCAGCCTGCTGTACACGCGTCTAGCATGTCTGACGCTCATCGACGCAACGCCGATAGCGGCGCAGGAGGTCGGGGCACTGGAAGACCTCAACGCCGGTGTCTACATTGACGAGACTACCGGCGAGCACCTCGTTCCATGGGAGTTGCGGGTTCTCAATGTGCGGTTGCAGGCTCTCGGTTTCAGCGACCCGCGGAGGTCTGTCATGAGCTATCACGACTTGGCGAGGGAAGCGCGGGAGCAGATCAGCAAGGCGACGATCCGGCATGATAACTCGGCGCGCGAGCTCTGGAAAGCACGGCTGACAGACTTGGGCATCAATGTCACTGGCGCCCTGATTGAGATGGACGACCTCGCAGGTGCTGCACGTCATCTGAGCACATTGAGAGACCGCGGCGATGGCAAGATGGCGCTGTCCCGGGCACTTTTGTGGCTGCACCTAGGTGACACTGAGGCAGCACGTCGCTCTGTTCAGGACTCCGGAGAGGACGGAAAGCATGCCGAGAGGGTCATCACCGCGCTTTGTCAGAtggccgacggcgagtaCGATGCCGCACTGCAATCGTGGCAAGACCTAAAGGGAGAGTTTGCCGATGAAATGGTCGGAGTCAATCTTGCCGTCTGCCTCCTCTACACCGGCAAGCTTACAGAGGTAAGACTAGCCCTACTATCCTTCGACACATATGATGGCTCGCTGACCAGACAGGCCCGGTCCGTGTTCGAGGACATGGTCAACACTGGCTACTCGTCGCACACGCTGCTGTTCAACCTCAGCACAACGTACGAGCTCTGCACCGAGCGGAACCGCAATCTTAAGCTGGGCCTGGTCGAGAAAGTCGCTGATCTGGACGAGACGCCGCGGGGCTGGGAAAAGAATAATGCAGACTTCAAGCTGTAG
- a CDS encoding Transcription factor tfiiic complex subunit yields the protein MVRTRPRNKTKRIAVIDYGSDGEPPEAHDDSDDENFEAPPPDPEDDEDDPMDVDGGDDDFEAEDPSQLVIDVNGNNDDEDERPAYTSSAGLRKRPTDMAALGTYHADGRPTRHYTGALKRGQRIQVLDFFYGPQEEAVGVASWLLNRWAGYPVLPSKLPDGPAPPVPSPWLEPGFVEDQDRAAKSWFARLGDGEGASRGEREMSTEEAAQYRLDPGGHLVSVIGPYPDQQEVDIAPYGGVALTMSGLPLTGEKAEEEKSAGWMFDVGGIVIGMDWARRTGQEAQVLALAVIPHTDQQLDFEDAYDEKKGIVQLWELCGQKGDDGITRPLGRPARLARTVCFDWGRVLRLKWCPTPYRENGAMGLLAVLCGDGQVYIVVVKDIHNDEQDVFTKLETPVVSLGLPAETDVTATCFAWVNTNRIVLGHSDGSLTLWSVSPRILLARHDVHSTRVMHIDTAYPSDPYLVASTPVAGYTTLVDLSDPSCERTSFPCFAITPQPNLLQWQDHLRGFFTVVPSANPLNASVGFVHSRWYAAQVRKAMDGDRLPTCLAAGLHHPFVLVGYMDGTVWAANPSNRIFASKHHFGHKMKVVDHQYIPRARLAGPVLERVGDGGDAGGRCRGASRILQGFRPVPNVNPKVDTWKTKGAIGKKKENKKGKGKKTKTKAKGKAGAEDDDDDDADVQGGAEEGDGHFADPKRAVLSEPLTRITTMAWNPNGEYSCWAAVAMASGLVRVMDLGLEC from the exons ATGGTGAGGACACGGCCTCGCAACAAAACAAAACGgatcgccgtcatcgactACGGCTCCGATGGTGAGCCGCCCGAGGCCCacgacgactcggacgacgaaaATTTcgaggcgccgccgccggacccggaagacgatgaagacgaccCCATggacgtcgatggcggcgacgacgacttcgaggccgaggacccTTCCCAGCTCGTCATTGACGTCAACGGCAATaacgatgacgaagacgagcGGCCCGCCTACACGAGCTCTGCCGGCCTGAGGAAAAGGCCGACGGATATGGCCGCCCTGGGCACTTATCACGCTGATGGGCGGCCCACGAGGCACTACACCGGTGCTCTGAAGCGGGGCCAGCGCATCCAGGTCCTCGACTTCTTCTACGGGCCCCAGGAGGAGGCTGTCGGCGTTGCGAGCTGGTTGCTGAACCGGTGGGCAGGGTACCCAGTCCTGCCGAGCAAGTTGCCCGACGGGCCCGCGCCTCCGGTGCCAAGCCCGTGGCTGGAACCCGGGTTCGTCGAGGACCAAGACCGCGCCGCGAAATCATGGTTTGCGAGGTTaggggacggcgagggagcgAGCCGtggggagagggagatgaGCACGGAGGAGGCCGCGCAGTACCGGCTGGATCCCGGCGGCCACTTGGTTTCCGTGATCGGGCCGTACCCGGATCAGCAAGAGGTCGACATCGCACCGTACGGCGGTGTTGCGCTCACCATGTCAGGACTACCCTTGACGGGCGAaaaggccgaggaggagaagtcGGCGGGGTGGATGTTTGACGtgggcggcatcgtcatcggcatgGACTGGGCCAGGAGGACGGGGCAGGAGGCGCAGGTTCTCGCGCTCGCTGTCATCCCGCACACGGACCAGCAGCTGGATTTCGAAGATGCgtacgacgagaagaagggcatcgTTCAGCTATGGGAGCTCTGCGGCcagaagggcgacgacggcatcacgAGACCCCTCGGTCGGCCGGCACGCCTTGCTAGAACTGTCTGCTTCGACTGGGGTAGAGTCCTAAGGCTCAAGTGGTGTCCGACCCCTTACCGAGAGAACGGCGCCATGGGCCTTCTTGCAGTTCTTTGTGGCGATGGTCAGGTTTACATCGTCGTAGTCAAGGACATTCACAACGATGAGCAGGATGTTTTCA CGAAACTCGAAACCCCCGTTGTATCTCTCGGACTCCCCGCCGAGACCGACGTGACGGCCACGTGCTTCGCCTGGGTCAACACGAACCGCATCGTTCTCGGCCACTCGGACGGCTCCCTTACCCTCTGGTCCGTCTCGCCgcgcatcctcctcgcccgccacGACGTCCACTCGACGCGCGTCATGCACATTGACACGGCGTACCCCTCCGACCCGTATCTCGTCGCGTCGACGCCTGTCGCCGGCTACACGACGCTGGTCGACCTCTCGGACCCCTCGTGCGAGCGCACCAGCTTCCCCTGCTTCGCCATCACGCCGCAGCCGAACCTGCTGCAGTGGCAGGACCACCTGCGGGGCTTCTTCACCGTCGTGCCGTCGGCGAACCCGCTCAACGCGTCCGTCGGCTTCGTGCACTCGCGGTGGTACGCGGCCCAGGTGCGCAAGGCCATGGACGGCGACCGCCTGCCGACGtgcctcgccgccgggctGCACCACCCCTTCGTGCTGGTCGGGTACATGGACGGCACCGTCTGGGCGGCGAACCCGTCCAACCGCATCTTTGCGTCAAAGCACCACTTTGGCCACAAGATGAAGGTCGTCGACCACCAGTACATCCCCCGCGCGCGACTCGCCGGCCCGGTGCTGGAGCGggtcggcgacggaggcgacgCAGGCGGTCGCTGCCGCGGCGCATCGAGGATCCTACAGGGCTTCCGACCGGTTCCCAACGTCAACCCCAAGGTGGACACGTGGAAGACCAagggcgccatcggcaagaagaaggagaacaagaaggggaagggaaagaagaccaAAACCAAGGCCAAAGGCAAGGCCGGggcggaagacgacgatgacgacgacgcggacgtgcaaggcggcgcggaggagggggacggGCACTTTGCGGACCCCAAGCGGGCGGTGCTCTCGGAGCCGCTGACGCGGATCACGACCATGGCGTGGAACCCGAACGGGGAGTACTCgtgctgggcggcggtggcgatggcgtcgggaTTGGTCAGGGTGATGGATCTCGGGTTGGAATGCTAG
- a CDS encoding Upf0326 protein hag1 has product MAPRSSNPRQSVASHRSTLSLSKTEVSIHVYDLLPPGRLSSVLWTVGASLLHSGVVINGREYAYGGHERRGVTGVYWTKPKTEPPGGTFKSEILHGFTFATQAEIDAILEEASKEFLGTSYNLLTKNCNHFTSYLCKKLTGRPGPGWLNRAASIGVALPCVVPRDWIDPPEYETADGALLEDDDDHAHEGSRMLKQSPPRFLTQNPKDQAEDADWDSEDERRRGGNGKGKKAVRDTAGRDLPAAERAPDGK; this is encoded by the exons ATGGCTCCCCGATCGAGCAACCCCAGACAATCCGTTGCTTCGCACAGGTCGACATTATCGCTGTCAAAGACCGAAGTCTCGATCCATGTCTACGATCTGCTTCCT CCAGGGCGGTTATCCTCTGTCCTCTGGACGGTCGGCGCGTCACTTCTTCATTCAGGCGTCGTCATTAACGGCAGAGAGTATGCCTACGGCGGACACGAGCGACGCGGGGTGACCGGGGTCTACTGGACGAAGCCCAAGACAGAGCCCCCCGGCGGCACGTTCAAGTCGGAGATCCTTCACGGCTTCACCTTTGCGACGcaggccgagatcgacgcGATACTCGAGGAGGCGTCCAAGGAGTTCCTGGGTACCTCCTACAACCTCCTGACCAAGAACTGCAACCACTTCACCTCCTACCTGTGCAAGAAGCTTACCGGCCGTCCCGGTCCTGGCTGGCTCAACCGTGCGGCGAGCATCGGCGTCGCGTTGCCATGCGTCGTCCCCCGAGACTGGATCGACCCGCCCGAGTACGAGActgccgacggcgcgctcctggaagatgacgatgaccaCGCACACGAAGGCTCTAGGATGCTGAAGCAGTCACCGCCGAGATTTCTCACCCAAAACCCAAAGGAtcaggccgaggacgccgactGGGACAGCGAAGATGAGCGTCGCCGTGGAGGTAAtggcaagggcaagaaagCTGTGAGGGACACTGCAGGGCGCGATCTGCCTGCTGCCGAAAGGGCCCCTGATGGGAAGTGA
- a CDS encoding Btb poz-like protein, translating into MMSSDGTLGDEREAESITPIQEKMPGSISSGSTKSLSSLYRVALEDQRAKLQEPDAPPEKIRPPIAPQGNLILVVGPSQVEIRVHALILSNASPVFASMLERARYGEGVALQHATPSDPARIPLPDDDPAAMETVCRIVHGRVLDATGSSPSVLDASPAHVLAVAVLADKYDCAPALALAAEHWLRPETMEDVARWGHICPKRRDLLVAAYWLKHEKGFEAGSRRLLAEVSGSFRPLAEGRQSLDENIALRVALALEERRNELRVSLYTSLMQPIINPAPCRCSRPKRRWWRPSSYRVPPAEVVNAVIRGIDRDVMSRGMRYMSINEAIRRAEEIPAGVVKNRTGRSAADIDWTYPHGVRANGVWRPWHKGLMWHRAEEFREKELSGGVCLRCLHPQMRCEEPRHNEGRLQEIWEWLTPGAKTWLLRADDGAGKLPEW; encoded by the exons ATGATGAGTTCCGACGGCACGCTGGGTGACGAGAGGGAGGCAGAGAGCATAACTCCCATCCAAGAGAAGATGCCTGGCAGTATCAGCAGCGGTTCTACCAAGTCACTGTCGTCGTTGTATAGAGT TGCTCTGGAAGACCAACGTGCCAAACTCCAAGAACCTGATGCGCCTCCCGAGAAGATACGCCCGCCGATAGCACCCCAAGGCaacctcatcctcgtcgtcgggccCTCGCAGGTGGAAATCCGCGTCCACGCCCTCATCCTCTCCAACGCCTCCCCCGTCTTCGCCTCCATGCTCGAGCGGGCCCGgtacggcgagggcgtcgcccTCCAGCACGCCACGCCCTCGGACCCGGCCCGCATCCCCTTGCCGGACGACGACCCTGCCGCCATGGAGACCGTCTGCCGCATCGTCCACGGCAGggtcctcgacgccaccgGGTCGTCGCCTAGCGTTCTCGACGCATCACCCGCTCACGTGCTCGCCGTCGCAGTGTTGGCTGACAAGTATGACTGCGCCccggcgctggcgctggccgCCGAGCACTGGTTGCGGCccgagacgatggaggaCGTCGCGCGGTGGGGCCACATCTGCCCCAAGCGGCGGGATCTCCTCGTCGCTGCCTACTGGCTAAAGCACGAAAAGGGGTTCGAGGCCGGGTCGAGAAGGTTGCTGGCCGAGGTCTCCGGAAGCTTCCGGCCGTTGGCAGAAGGTCGACAGAGCTTGGACGAGAACATCGCCTTGCGAGTCGCCC TCGCCCTGGAAGAGAGACGGAACGAGCTCCGCGTCTCCCTCTACACCTCGCTGATGCAGCCCATCATCAACCCGGCGCCCTGCCGGTGCTCCCGTCCCAAACGACGATGGTGGCGCCCGAGCTCCTACCGCGTCCccccggccgaggtcgtcaacgccgtcatcCGCGGCATCGACCGCGACGTCATGTCGCGCGGGATGCGCTACATGTCCATCAACGAGGCCATCCGGCGCGCCGAAGAGATCCCCGCGGGTGTCGTCAAGAACCGCACCGGCCggtccgccgccgacatcgacTGGACTTACCCGCACGGCGTCCGGGCCAACGGCGTCTGGCGGCCCTGGCACAAGGGCCTCATGTGGCACCGCGCCGAGGAGTTCCGCGAGAAGGAGCTGAGCGGGGGCGTCTGCCTGCGCTGCCTGCACCCGCAGATGCGGTGCGAGGAGCCGAGGCACAACGAGGGGAGGCTGCAGGAGATTTGGGAATGGCTCACGCCCGGTGCCAAGACGTGGCTGCTGCgtgccgacgatggtgctGGCAAGCTTCCCGAGTGGTAG
- a CDS encoding Translation machinery associated TMA7 — protein MGGASREGGKAKPLKAAKKQAKDLDEDDLAYLEKKRAEEKARKELAAKAGGKGPLNTGNQGIKKSGKK, from the exons ATGGGTGGTGCATCCCGCGAAG GTGGCAAGGCCAAGCCCCTCAAGGCCGCGAAGAAGCAGGCaaaggacctcgacgaggacgacctcgcctacctcgagaagaagcgcgccG AGGAGAAGGCCCGCAAGGAGCTCGCtgccaaggccggcggcaagggacCTCTCAACACGGGCAACCAGGGCATCAAGAAGTCGGGCAAGAAATAA